Proteins co-encoded in one Bacillus infantis NRRL B-14911 genomic window:
- a CDS encoding methyl-accepting chemotaxis protein, translated as MRMTIGSKLFAGFSGVLILLAAMSVISITQIKSIDSQYSELIDDRAAKLVKIKELNINIAEQQSNQGSYLALGEEKYLKQFEEGHSAYLKLSKELQSTIKREKSKELFKDLNKLELQYYLFSQSVFQLKQQGETEQLEILVSKQQIVENFNKKVKELSLYQEELMADGQSAVSKDSAGIMLAVSLIGFAAILIGILAAILTGRTITRPVKLLAAEAKEIAGGNLAVRKLNVRNKDEIGLLADSFNLMAHNLRKVIQDTAENAEQVAASAEQLTAGAEQSGAAGRQIAAAMNNVASGSDKQVQSVEQASITVGRMSAGVKQIADNAAAVSETAAGAVSLSAEGGKAIGSAIEQMSSIHETFAGLEEVIKKLGQRSHDITHIIEAITGIADQTNLLALNAAIEAARAGEAGKGFAVVADEVRKLAEQSADSAQQISGIIAAIQRDTGKAISSMADAGKEVERGISAVEEAGGSFKEIGDSVSGVTAQIEEVSAAVQQLAAGAEHIVRAIDDIAAAAEESASSTQEVSASTEEQLASMDEMSESAASLAKMAEELNESVSRFRLN; from the coding sequence ATGAGAATGACAATCGGGAGTAAGCTGTTTGCGGGGTTTTCAGGCGTGCTTATACTGCTGGCAGCGATGTCGGTGATCAGTATTACGCAAATTAAATCAATCGACAGCCAATATTCAGAGCTGATAGATGACCGGGCTGCAAAGCTAGTGAAAATCAAAGAGCTTAACATTAATATTGCAGAACAGCAGAGCAATCAGGGCAGCTACCTGGCACTTGGCGAAGAGAAGTATTTGAAGCAGTTTGAGGAAGGTCACTCTGCCTATCTAAAATTAAGCAAGGAGCTTCAATCCACAATCAAACGGGAAAAATCGAAGGAATTATTTAAGGACCTAAATAAACTTGAACTGCAATATTATCTTTTTTCCCAGTCTGTTTTTCAACTAAAGCAGCAGGGAGAAACGGAACAGCTGGAGATACTTGTATCCAAACAGCAGATCGTGGAGAATTTTAACAAAAAGGTTAAAGAGCTGTCCCTATACCAGGAAGAACTGATGGCAGATGGGCAGTCTGCTGTGTCTAAGGATTCCGCAGGGATTATGCTTGCCGTCTCCTTAATCGGATTTGCGGCCATCCTTATAGGCATCCTGGCCGCTATCCTGACAGGAAGAACCATTACCAGGCCTGTTAAGCTTCTTGCGGCTGAAGCAAAGGAAATTGCAGGCGGAAACCTGGCAGTCCGGAAGCTGAACGTCCGGAACAAAGATGAAATCGGCCTATTGGCAGATTCTTTTAATCTGATGGCACATAATTTGAGGAAAGTTATCCAAGATACTGCTGAAAATGCCGAACAGGTGGCAGCTTCGGCCGAACAGCTGACAGCAGGGGCAGAGCAGTCAGGGGCTGCAGGAAGACAGATTGCCGCTGCCATGAATAACGTGGCGTCAGGTTCTGATAAACAGGTGCAATCGGTAGAGCAGGCTTCTATTACAGTAGGGCGCATGTCTGCCGGTGTAAAGCAAATCGCAGATAATGCGGCTGCTGTTTCCGAGACTGCCGCTGGTGCAGTCAGCCTGTCAGCAGAGGGCGGCAAGGCGATCGGTTCTGCAATCGAACAAATGAGTTCTATTCATGAAACCTTTGCAGGGCTGGAAGAGGTTATTAAAAAGCTTGGACAGCGGTCACATGATATTACGCATATTATAGAGGCTATTACCGGGATAGCGGATCAGACCAATTTGCTTGCATTGAATGCAGCAATTGAAGCAGCGCGGGCTGGTGAGGCTGGAAAAGGATTTGCAGTAGTCGCCGACGAAGTCAGGAAGCTTGCCGAGCAGTCAGCAGATTCTGCGCAGCAAATATCCGGTATTATTGCCGCCATTCAGCGGGATACCGGAAAAGCCATTTCTTCGATGGCCGATGCAGGCAAGGAAGTCGAAAGGGGAATATCTGCAGTTGAGGAAGCAGGCGGGAGTTTTAAAGAGATTGGGGACTCTGTATCAGGGGTCACAGCACAGATCGAAGAGGTTTCAGCCGCCGTGCAGCAGCTTGCAGCAGGAGCCGAACATATTGTACGGGCGATCGATGATATAGCTGCTGCAGCCGAGGAGTCGGCTTCGAGCACCCAGGAGGTTTCTGCTTCAACCGAAGAACAGCTTGCATCCATGGATGAAATGTCAGAATCAGCTGCATCGCTCGCGAAAATGGCAGAAGAGCTTAATGAATCAGTAAGCAGGTTCAGATTGAATTAG
- a CDS encoding LolA family protein: MRFKKMITAAGAAVMILSGCSGSINVSSDEIVSNVLESGKEPAAYFGKGSYKIYSDGELTEDASFEEYADKDGKRKIIMENSGENGMRFIAINDGKQLISYEEGSNTAQSIDISGAELPAAMTQKEQITGMLENLSGTHSYEVAGEEEMIGRDVYHLKINAKSKENLLGDMEFWVDKKTWFPIKSVSNSGDNRSEVIYESVDFSPDFAADEFKANLPEDVEIVSIDSSMEATEGTAEQAAEKLGRPILILEESLERIEWTELGGELARTEVTAYYSKDDIPSYSISTFPVPEGEDMDLGGEGVTVRNTAGSFEKELRMISWDEEGLRYVLMIEHPDLSKEEVIKELEDMEPVS; the protein is encoded by the coding sequence ATGAGATTTAAAAAGATGATAACAGCAGCAGGTGCAGCGGTCATGATTCTATCAGGCTGCAGCGGAAGCATCAATGTTTCTTCAGATGAGATCGTTTCCAATGTACTTGAGTCCGGAAAAGAACCTGCAGCTTATTTTGGAAAAGGATCTTACAAGATTTATAGTGATGGTGAACTCACCGAGGATGCGTCTTTTGAAGAATATGCAGACAAAGACGGAAAAAGGAAAATCATCATGGAGAACAGCGGAGAAAATGGAATGCGGTTCATTGCCATCAATGACGGCAAACAGCTCATCAGCTATGAGGAAGGAAGCAATACGGCACAATCAATAGATATCAGTGGAGCTGAGCTTCCAGCTGCTATGACGCAAAAAGAGCAGATCACCGGTATGCTTGAAAATCTCAGCGGCACGCATTCATATGAAGTGGCCGGTGAAGAAGAGATGATCGGAAGGGATGTTTATCATTTGAAAATAAATGCCAAGTCAAAGGAAAACCTGCTTGGCGATATGGAATTCTGGGTTGACAAAAAAACATGGTTTCCGATAAAGTCAGTTTCCAATTCAGGGGATAACCGATCAGAAGTAATCTATGAAAGTGTTGATTTTTCCCCGGATTTTGCAGCTGATGAATTTAAGGCAAATCTGCCAGAAGATGTTGAGATCGTATCGATCGATTCCAGTATGGAAGCAACTGAGGGCACTGCAGAGCAGGCTGCAGAAAAGTTGGGCAGGCCAATCCTGATCCTGGAAGAAAGCTTAGAGAGAATTGAATGGACAGAGCTTGGCGGAGAATTGGCACGGACCGAGGTGACTGCCTATTATTCCAAAGACGATATACCGAGCTACAGCATTTCAACATTCCCGGTTCCTGAAGGAGAGGATATGGATCTTGGCGGAGAGGGAGTCACTGTAAGGAATACAGCTGGTTCTTTTGAGAAAGAACTCCGCATGATCAGCTGGGATGAAGAGGGACTCCGCTATGTGCTGATGATTGAACATCCTGATTTGAGCAAAGAGGAAGTCATTAAGGAACTTGAAGACATGGAGCCTGTCAGCTAA
- a CDS encoding NAD-dependent epimerase/dehydratase family protein — MKVLIIGGTKFMGPYVIEELIQKGHSVAVFNRGQTEVSMPEDIIRFKGDINDITHHKDELRGFRPDIVLDMIPFTEKHAETVRGIFEGTADRLVAISSADVYRSFGRLLGTEPGEPVPAPSKEDSPLREKLYPYRENVSEEHFYYHYDKIPVEKVYMESEKLKGTVLRLPMVYGPGDRQHRLYQYIKRMADKRPYILLDEVHSRWKTCRGYVENVAHAIAAAIENPKAAGKIYNVAENNFSEREWVSRIAEAVGWQGSVVEVEEGQLPLGINARQSIDLSSDKIRNELGYKERISFGEGLQKTIEWELNNSPAEPAAEDFNYDKEDEIIREFEKRI; from the coding sequence ATGAAGGTATTAATCATTGGCGGTACAAAATTTATGGGGCCGTATGTGATAGAAGAGCTTATTCAAAAAGGCCATAGTGTTGCAGTTTTTAACAGAGGGCAGACTGAAGTATCCATGCCGGAGGATATAATCCGCTTTAAGGGAGATATCAATGATATCACTCATCATAAAGATGAGCTAAGAGGCTTCCGTCCAGATATAGTCCTTGATATGATTCCGTTTACTGAAAAGCATGCTGAGACTGTGAGGGGAATTTTTGAGGGAACAGCAGACCGGCTTGTGGCCATCAGCAGTGCAGATGTGTACCGGAGTTTTGGCCGGCTCCTCGGAACGGAGCCGGGAGAACCGGTTCCTGCACCATCCAAAGAAGATTCTCCATTGAGGGAAAAGCTTTATCCCTATAGAGAAAATGTAAGTGAGGAACACTTTTATTATCATTATGACAAAATTCCCGTAGAAAAAGTCTATATGGAAAGCGAAAAGCTGAAAGGCACGGTCCTGAGGCTTCCAATGGTGTATGGGCCAGGTGACAGACAGCACAGACTTTATCAATATATTAAGAGAATGGCAGATAAGAGGCCGTATATATTATTAGATGAAGTTCACAGCCGGTGGAAGACTTGCAGGGGATATGTTGAGAATGTCGCCCATGCCATTGCAGCGGCTATCGAAAACCCCAAGGCTGCCGGAAAAATTTATAATGTCGCAGAAAATAATTTTTCGGAAAGAGAATGGGTCAGCAGGATTGCAGAAGCGGTGGGCTGGCAAGGCTCAGTAGTGGAGGTGGAGGAAGGGCAGCTTCCCTTAGGCATAAATGCCAGGCAGAGTATTGATCTTTCATCCGATAAGATAAGAAATGAACTGGGCTATAAAGAACGCATTTCATTCGGGGAAGGGCTTCAAAAGACAATTGAATGGGAGCTTAACAATTCGCCTGCAGAACCAGCTGCGGAAGATTTTAATTATGATAAAGAAGATGAGATCATCAGGGAATTTGAAAAAAGAATCTAA
- a CDS encoding YlbF family regulator: MKALLEQGPALETIIRGSREYQLLRKLAAEINADPAARQLIEDFRSIHHLLQEKQIRGENLSPADIQKLQVLESGLMQNPKTASYLQAEEQIFKAIQELNMMLARPMDEIYSGV, encoded by the coding sequence ATGAAAGCTTTATTAGAGCAGGGGCCTGCATTGGAAACCATTATTCGCGGAAGCAGGGAGTATCAGCTGTTGAGGAAGCTGGCAGCAGAAATCAATGCCGACCCGGCAGCAAGGCAGCTGATCGAGGATTTCCGCAGCATCCACCACTTGCTGCAGGAAAAGCAGATCCGGGGAGAAAATCTGAGTCCTGCTGATATCCAGAAACTGCAGGTGCTGGAATCCGGTCTGATGCAAAATCCTAAAACCGCTTCATATCTGCAGGCAGAAGAACAAATCTTCAAGGCAATCCAGGAACTGAATATGATGCTGGCCAGGCCGATGGATGAGATTTATAGCGGAGTGTAG
- a CDS encoding HAMP domain-containing sensor histidine kinase: MKIKTWLRISYLAVMLLPLLFLFLLYSSISEWDKQRDITEYMEVQQTMQELSPKLDNNDLYQIQPASRYEQIKQLSSDKLKISLYRPDGVSLFSSLEDLSVNRLQQRRQEDLYKGLHEMEKNMRSYVVKKPVFADGNLIGIYEVTFARQTWMKGVENRTLLYGASLAVFLLAVYAAAALVINRKLNRPLQRLENQMELFAGGMPIEKEQTAGDEIGALYEGFYQMKTQLEKSQEEIVQQQKEKEFILAALSHDMKTPLTVIQAYAEALTGSRPLSAEESSEYKEILLEKLGYMKQLIDDLALYASLQTGQKKIELAEVEGEEFFEYLLAGYEEPCLKKGISLQVETKVSGIYSLNASQMLRIADNLMANAIRHTGEGSTILAAAVSANESLPEAVYSPFRNELEKWRKGGAVLLVQNEGSYIPEQLQKTIFLPFVQGEDSRARGGSSGIGLSISKMLMEQHEGKISVWSSEGDGTLFACWIRERKETKNEI; encoded by the coding sequence ATGAAAATTAAAACCTGGCTCAGAATCAGTTATCTCGCCGTGATGCTGCTTCCTCTGCTGTTTCTTTTTCTGCTGTACTCGAGCATATCTGAGTGGGACAAACAAAGAGATATTACGGAATACATGGAAGTGCAGCAAACAATGCAGGAGCTCAGCCCCAAACTGGATAACAATGATCTTTATCAGATCCAGCCGGCCAGCCGGTACGAACAGATCAAACAGCTATCCAGCGATAAGCTCAAAATTTCTCTTTACCGCCCGGATGGAGTCTCTCTTTTTTCCTCCCTTGAAGACCTGTCAGTGAACAGGCTCCAGCAGAGGAGGCAGGAAGATCTGTATAAAGGGCTCCATGAAATGGAAAAAAACATGAGATCTTATGTGGTGAAAAAACCGGTATTTGCGGATGGCAACTTGATAGGGATTTATGAGGTCACCTTTGCCCGGCAGACCTGGATGAAAGGCGTTGAAAACCGCACCCTCCTTTATGGGGCATCATTAGCCGTCTTCCTGCTGGCAGTGTATGCGGCAGCAGCGCTCGTGATAAACCGAAAGCTGAATCGGCCCCTGCAGCGGCTTGAAAACCAGATGGAGCTTTTTGCCGGCGGAATGCCAATAGAAAAAGAACAGACTGCAGGAGATGAAATTGGTGCACTTTACGAAGGCTTTTATCAGATGAAAACTCAGCTGGAGAAGTCCCAGGAGGAAATCGTACAGCAGCAGAAGGAAAAGGAATTTATTTTAGCAGCATTGTCACATGATATGAAAACGCCGCTCACTGTTATCCAGGCTTATGCAGAAGCATTGACTGGCAGCCGGCCATTAAGTGCAGAGGAAAGCAGTGAATATAAAGAAATACTGCTGGAGAAGCTCGGCTACATGAAGCAGCTGATCGATGATCTCGCCCTTTATGCATCCCTGCAGACCGGCCAGAAAAAAATTGAACTGGCAGAGGTGGAAGGTGAAGAGTTTTTTGAATATCTATTGGCCGGATATGAAGAGCCCTGCCTAAAAAAAGGAATCAGTCTGCAAGTGGAAACAAAGGTCAGCGGGATATACAGCCTGAATGCAAGCCAAATGCTTAGGATAGCTGATAATCTAATGGCAAACGCCATCCGGCATACCGGTGAAGGCAGCACCATCCTGGCAGCTGCTGTCTCTGCAAATGAATCACTGCCTGAAGCTGTTTACTCTCCATTTAGAAATGAACTGGAAAAGTGGAGAAAAGGTGGAGCAGTACTTCTGGTACAAAATGAAGGAAGCTATATCCCGGAACAGCTGCAGAAGACTATCTTTCTCCCATTTGTCCAGGGTGAAGATTCAAGGGCTCGTGGAGGGAGCTCCGGTATCGGGCTGAGCATCAGCAAAATGCTGATGGAGCAGCATGAAGGAAAAATCAGTGTATGGTCCAGTGAAGGTGATGGAACCCTTTTTGCCTGCTGGATTAGAGAAAGGAAGGAAACCAAGAATGAGATTTAA
- a CDS encoding GNAT family N-acetyltransferase, whose translation MIEIRRLSDCSINEAVTAWNKGFEGYFFDASTTPEKFVARMAAEGLSPDLSIVAFAEGKPIGIVKSGIREFRGRKIAWNGGTGVAAAWRSKGVGRMLIDESIKIYKEEGVQLATLEAISENSKAIALYEKLGYQKADSLEYLELKGCLEQNPVRLNNQHSYLAEYVYPQEASSLSFYKGTAPWQTSWQNAKDGEALIALDNGSAAGYAVFRKGFTAEGRHAATTLFQIQADPGRKDWQEIITFLLTEIFGDFSDEIRRVIPNFPVKDNRETYELLSGIGFTPAVKQVYMIKELS comes from the coding sequence ATGATTGAAATAAGGCGCTTGTCGGATTGCAGTATAAATGAAGCAGTGACGGCTTGGAACAAAGGGTTTGAAGGATATTTCTTTGATGCATCGACAACACCGGAAAAGTTTGTTGCACGGATGGCAGCTGAAGGACTGTCGCCGGATTTGTCTATTGTCGCTTTTGCGGAAGGAAAGCCGATCGGGATTGTAAAAAGCGGCATCCGGGAGTTCAGGGGAAGGAAGATTGCCTGGAATGGCGGTACAGGTGTTGCTGCTGCCTGGCGCAGCAAAGGGGTCGGACGCATGCTGATTGATGAATCTATTAAAATATACAAAGAGGAAGGCGTCCAGCTTGCCACGCTTGAGGCAATCAGCGAGAACAGCAAGGCAATTGCCCTTTATGAAAAACTGGGCTACCAGAAAGCTGATAGTCTGGAATATTTGGAGCTGAAAGGCTGCCTGGAGCAAAATCCTGTCAGATTGAATAACCAGCATTCTTATCTGGCAGAGTATGTTTATCCCCAGGAGGCTTCCTCGCTGAGCTTCTACAAAGGAACTGCCCCATGGCAGACTTCCTGGCAGAATGCAAAGGATGGCGAGGCTCTGATTGCATTGGATAACGGAAGTGCAGCTGGCTATGCTGTCTTCCGTAAAGGTTTCACAGCTGAAGGAAGGCATGCTGCAACCACTTTGTTCCAAATTCAAGCTGACCCAGGAAGAAAAGATTGGCAGGAAATCATCACCTTTCTGCTGACTGAAATTTTTGGGGACTTCAGTGATGAAATTCGAAGAGTCATACCTAACTTTCCTGTTAAGGACAACAGAGAAACGTATGAACTTTTGTCAGGTATAGGATTTACTCCTGCCGTAAAGCAGGTTTATATGATAAAAGAGTTATCATAA
- a CDS encoding alpha/beta fold hydrolase, producing MGSALVTLRNESIFVKQMGEGEPIVFLHGGPGGEHGFFLPHLAPLSSQFKLVFYDQRGCGKSSFREEAIYTMGEEVETLESLREHLKIDKLNLVGESWGSMLALLYASKYPENVNRLFLTAAVGAKTEGYVNFGRLLMERLSEAELERFHQVTEDYKEGKAAAADIFQIIDPYYLFDSANLSRKTETKSNTIVNSQIGEDILQNYESSINPAALADIPVMAAQGVRDILTPDMLEELLLSLIPHAAIEVIPECGHWTAIEQPAILMEKIIAFFKGEK from the coding sequence GTGGGATCAGCTCTTGTTACGTTAAGAAATGAGTCTATTTTTGTAAAGCAAATGGGGGAAGGCGAACCAATCGTTTTTTTGCATGGGGGACCAGGCGGGGAGCATGGCTTTTTTCTCCCCCATCTTGCCCCCTTGTCTTCACAATTCAAGCTGGTATTTTATGATCAGCGCGGCTGCGGCAAGTCTTCTTTTCGTGAAGAAGCCATTTATACTATGGGGGAAGAAGTTGAAACTTTAGAATCGTTAAGAGAGCATCTCAAAATTGACAAACTGAATCTTGTCGGTGAATCCTGGGGGTCGATGCTTGCCCTGTTATATGCTTCCAAGTATCCGGAAAACGTGAATAGGCTTTTTTTGACCGCCGCTGTCGGTGCCAAAACAGAAGGCTACGTAAATTTTGGCCGCCTGCTGATGGAAAGGCTCTCTGAAGCAGAGCTTGAGCGCTTCCATCAAGTTACAGAGGACTATAAAGAAGGCAAGGCAGCTGCTGCAGATATCTTTCAGATCATCGATCCATATTATTTGTTTGATAGTGCCAATCTTTCCAGGAAAACTGAGACGAAAAGCAATACTATTGTAAATTCACAGATCGGGGAAGATATTCTGCAAAATTATGAATCCAGCATCAATCCAGCTGCTCTGGCTGATATCCCTGTTATGGCAGCACAGGGTGTAAGGGATATACTGACCCCCGATATGCTGGAGGAGCTGCTGCTTTCCCTTATTCCCCATGCAGCAATAGAAGTGATACCTGAATGCGGGCACTGGACTGCGATTGAACAGCCGGCAATATTAATGGAAAAAATAATAGCTTTTTTCAAAGGAGAAAAGTAA
- a CDS encoding response regulator transcription factor encodes MAKQARLLLVEDDGQIAKIISDHLRKYGFSVAWASTGKEGLEEFAAEAFDLVLVDLMLPELDGFTLLRTIRKTHEIPMLIISARSEDESKVKGFNLGADDYITKPFSLEELSARITSHLRRYRRYQGVNDTSKVNVYHNGLSIDFSQKAVHLDGQLLNLTAKEYELLHLLAKNPFETFSKEALLEMIWKQEDISASNTVTVHIKSLRSKLKDTSRSAVFIQTVWGSGYRFIGEDKDEN; translated from the coding sequence ATGGCAAAGCAAGCAAGACTGCTGCTCGTGGAGGATGATGGGCAGATCGCCAAAATCATTAGTGATCATTTACGGAAGTATGGTTTCAGTGTGGCATGGGCATCTACCGGAAAAGAGGGGCTGGAGGAATTTGCTGCAGAGGCCTTTGATCTTGTGCTTGTCGATCTAATGCTTCCTGAGCTGGACGGTTTCACGCTGCTGCGGACCATCCGGAAGACGCATGAAATTCCAATGCTGATCATCAGTGCAAGGTCAGAAGATGAAAGCAAGGTGAAAGGCTTTAACCTGGGAGCGGATGATTATATCACAAAGCCGTTCAGCCTTGAAGAGCTGAGTGCCAGAATTACCTCCCATTTACGCAGGTACAGAAGATATCAGGGAGTAAATGATACCAGCAAGGTGAATGTCTATCATAATGGCCTTTCAATCGACTTTTCTCAAAAAGCGGTTCACTTGGACGGTCAATTGCTGAATCTGACTGCAAAGGAATATGAGCTGCTGCATCTCCTGGCTAAAAATCCTTTTGAAACTTTTTCGAAAGAAGCTCTGCTTGAAATGATCTGGAAACAGGAGGATATTTCTGCAAGCAATACGGTAACCGTGCATATCAAAAGCCTGCGCAGCAAGCTGAAGGATACTTCCAGGTCAGCTGTTTTTATACAGACAGTTTGGGGTTCCGGCTACCGTTTCATTGGAGAAGATAAGGATGAAAATTAA
- a CDS encoding M56 family metallopeptidase has product MLPSITEMMFPIFWGFAIAGIGLLIGINHRKWAAAAEILLAAAFIGWMIYKNGFLDSLLLISLLSTSYFSLFLAGIGYRKYRELKEELGRIEAEEWIVSRNAARIWTDILISLAVFLGAILFLIYGPEASPLKVFLLFGLIAAGAELGKRVIVFVTLRIYFSEENNMLFIVSRLDCRELPLYALKEYREEEAADILRLHPLLTLFTSNSDFTTSLGQVQRLGSANETIYLNIADTDRLKEMISCYPECQTGKEAAAVLPLYHWKNLKRLAGKLYYAVTVKGISAYTSIILILYFLEANSWAIAASAFLYWLINLYLSDRVLKIAMDAKEIENAEIRQMAERIFAKAGIPGVKVYETDSPQYNGLATGMNIGRGMVTITTATLSLPPSSIESILAHEAIHVKKRDVLWSQIWRIAYFLMLALCAWLLLDRVPDITEYPVPVFIGVWLLMMFLPIYQSFISQWMEVRADQLGAQLLKGGYSQMAGGLADLAERQDHEVNQSAEYRAAKDEKRRVISSLERDKLIWRLIEFQFMPHPPMYWRVQTLKNSSSPKGMIKRWAADRMRESFTR; this is encoded by the coding sequence ATGCTGCCTAGTATAACTGAAATGATGTTCCCGATATTTTGGGGATTTGCCATTGCCGGAATCGGTCTGCTGATCGGGATTAATCACCGAAAATGGGCAGCTGCCGCTGAAATCCTGCTGGCTGCTGCTTTTATCGGCTGGATGATTTATAAAAATGGATTTCTGGATAGCCTTTTGCTGATTTCCCTTCTTTCTACTTCCTATTTCTCCCTTTTTCTGGCGGGAATCGGCTATAGAAAGTACAGGGAGCTGAAAGAGGAGCTGGGCAGGATAGAGGCGGAAGAATGGATAGTCAGCCGGAATGCAGCTAGAATCTGGACTGATATTCTAATCAGCCTGGCCGTCTTTCTGGGAGCCATTTTGTTTTTGATATATGGTCCTGAGGCCAGTCCGCTTAAGGTATTTCTCCTTTTCGGCCTAATAGCTGCCGGGGCAGAACTGGGAAAACGTGTAATAGTCTTTGTTACTTTAAGAATCTATTTTTCTGAAGAAAACAATATGCTGTTCATTGTTTCCAGGCTCGATTGCAGAGAGCTGCCTCTGTATGCTTTGAAAGAATACAGGGAAGAAGAAGCGGCAGATATTTTGAGGCTTCACCCCCTGCTGACTCTATTTACTTCAAACAGCGATTTTACAACTAGTCTGGGGCAAGTTCAGCGTTTAGGGTCTGCAAATGAAACGATCTACCTCAATATAGCCGATACAGACAGGCTGAAAGAAATGATCAGCTGCTATCCGGAATGCCAAACAGGAAAAGAAGCTGCAGCTGTTCTTCCTCTTTACCACTGGAAAAATTTGAAGCGGCTGGCGGGAAAGCTTTACTATGCGGTCACAGTCAAAGGAATCTCAGCATACACATCGATCATTCTTATCCTCTATTTCCTGGAGGCGAATTCCTGGGCCATTGCAGCCTCAGCTTTCCTGTATTGGCTCATCAATTTATACCTGTCTGATAGAGTTTTGAAAATAGCGATGGATGCAAAGGAAATTGAAAATGCAGAAATCAGGCAGATGGCTGAGAGGATTTTTGCAAAGGCGGGGATTCCGGGAGTAAAGGTATATGAAACTGACTCTCCGCAATATAATGGCCTTGCCACTGGCATGAATATTGGACGCGGGATGGTAACAATAACAACAGCTACATTATCTCTGCCCCCATCAAGCATAGAAAGCATTCTTGCCCACGAAGCCATACATGTTAAGAAGCGGGATGTACTCTGGTCGCAAATCTGGAGGATTGCCTATTTTTTGATGCTGGCATTATGTGCATGGCTTCTTTTAGACAGGGTTCCTGATATTACTGAATATCCTGTTCCGGTTTTTATTGGCGTCTGGCTCCTCATGATGTTTCTGCCTATTTATCAATCTTTTATTTCCCAGTGGATGGAAGTAAGAGCAGACCAGCTCGGGGCACAGCTTCTTAAGGGAGGCTATAGCCAAATGGCTGGCGGCCTTGCTGATCTGGCAGAAAGGCAGGATCATGAAGTCAATCAGTCAGCCGAATACCGTGCAGCAAAAGATGAAAAAAGGAGAGTCATCTCCTCGCTTGAACGCGACAAGCTTATATGGCGCCTCATTGAATTTCAGTTCATGCCCCATCCGCCTATGTATTGGCGTGTGCAAACCTTGAAAAACAGCTCTTCCCCTAAAGGGATGATCAAGAGATGGGCCGCAGACAGGATGAGGGAGTCTTTTACAAGATAA